TCGCGCGCGGTGGCACCTTCGTGCGGACCGCCCGGATGGCCCCCGACTACCGGATGTACGTCGTCGACGGCCCGCTCCCGCGCCCCGGCGTCACCCGGCTGCCGGCCGGTGGTGTCGCGGAGCCCAGTGCCCTCGAGGTCGAGGTGTGGTCGCTGCCGGCGGTGGCGCTGGCCGGCTTCCAGGCGACGATCGCGCCGCCTCTGGGGCTGGGCCAGGTCGACCTCGACGACGGCACGCGCGTGCTCGGCTTCCTCTGCAGCGGCGACGGTGTCGATCCCGCCCGCGACATCACCGCCCACGGCGGCTGGCGGGCCTGGCGCGCATCGACGGGGTGACGGCACCGGGTGGCGGCACCGGGTGGCGGCACAGCCGTGTCGCCGCCCGGTGCGTGCGGGTCCGGATCAGCGGGTGAGGGCGAGGGGGCGCGCGTCCTCGGTCAGGGACGCGTGCAGGTCGACCATGGCCGCGGTCGTCGCCGACCAGGGGAAGCGCTCGGCCCGCGCCCGGGATGCCGTACGCCGCTCGGCTGCGGGCCGGCTCGCGACCCGCAGCACCGCGTCGGCCAGCGACGCCGGGTCGGCGTCGCCCCATGCACCGGACCCGGCGTCGATCAGCTCGCTCGCGCCACCTGTGCGGGCGGTGACGACGGGCGTGCCGCAGGCGAGCGCCTCGAGCACCGCGAGACCGAAGGTCTCACCGGGGCAGACACTCAGTGCGACGTCGGCGGCGGCGATGCGGGCGGCCAGCTCGGCGCGGCCGGCGACGTGGCCGTGGAAGGTCACGGGTGCACCGGCTGCGAGCTCCTCGAGCTCGTCGCGGTGGGGACCCGTGCCGTAGACGTCGAGTGCGACGGGGACGCCCCGGCGGTGCAGCTCGACTGCCGTGGCGACCGCCAGGTGGGGCGACTTCTCCCGGGAGAGACGGCCGACGTGGACCAGGCGGAGCCTGGCGCCGGCCCGTGCCGGAGGGACGGCAGGCCGGAACGTCTCCAGGTCCACGCCGAGGGGCACCTGGACCACCGGCGTCCCGACGGCCGCCGCGGCCGCACCGAACTCCCGTCGCGCGTAGCGCGAGGTCACCACGATCGCGTCGAACTGACGGACCAGGACCTGGTTCCACAGTCCGATGGAGACCTTGACCGAGGTGTCGAGGCCGGTGCGCATGGCGAGCATGTCGTCGAGCCGCTCATGGCTGAAGAGGACCGACGCGACGTCGTTGCGACGGGCCCAGCGTGCGACCGGGAGCAGGGTGGACTTGTCGTTGACCTCGACCGAGGTCGGGCCGAACTGCTCCAGCGCGTCGATCACCCGCCAGGGCTCGACGATCAGCCGGTAGCCGCCGCCGACCCGGGGCGCGCGCAGCTGGACCACGGTCCCCTCGGGCGTCTCCTCGCGCGCGTCGGTGGGGCCGGGCACGACGAGGAGGCGCTCGGCGCCGGCTGCGACGTAGCCTGCGCCGAGGGCGGCGACCGCCGTCTTCATGCCCCCCGACGCTGGGCCGATGAAGTTGGCGAGCTGGGCGATGCGCATGCCCTCCACCATGCCTCGCGTGCGTGAACGGACCGTGAGCCGCGGGTGGCCCACGCATGTCGCCTCCCGTGGTGACCGCCACCTCTGACGCGGATGAGCGGCGCGTGGCAGGCTGAGGGCATGAGCAACACCGAGCGCGAGCCCGTCGAGATCGTCTGTGGCGAGGCCGGCGCCGGCCCCGGCGTCACCGTCCTGGTGCCGCGCGACGTCCCGCTCGGCGGACCCCGGGCGATGAACGTGCGCCGGACCCTCCCGTCGCGGGAGCGCACGCTGATCGGCGCCTGGTGCTTCGCCGACCACTACGGCCCCGACCCCGTCGCCGAGAGCGGCGGCATGGTGGTCACCCCGCATCCGCACACGGGGCTGGCCACGGTCAGCTGGCTGTTCACCGGCGAGGTGGAGCACCGCGACTCGATCGGCACCGTGGCGATGGTCCGTCCGGGTGAGGTGAACCTGATGACGGCCGGCCACGGCATCAGCCACTCCGAGAA
The sequence above is a segment of the Nocardioides jiangxiensis genome. Coding sequences within it:
- a CDS encoding glycosyltransferase, encoding MRIAQLANFIGPASGGMKTAVAALGAGYVAAGAERLLVVPGPTDAREETPEGTVVQLRAPRVGGGYRLIVEPWRVIDALEQFGPTSVEVNDKSTLLPVARWARRNDVASVLFSHERLDDMLAMRTGLDTSVKVSIGLWNQVLVRQFDAIVVTSRYARREFGAAAAAVGTPVVQVPLGVDLETFRPAVPPARAGARLRLVHVGRLSREKSPHLAVATAVELHRRGVPVALDVYGTGPHRDELEELAAGAPVTFHGHVAGRAELAARIAAADVALSVCPGETFGLAVLEALACGTPVVTARTGGASELIDAGSGAWGDADPASLADAVLRVASRPAAERRTASRARAERFPWSATTAAMVDLHASLTEDARPLALTR